In the Solanum pennellii chromosome 5, SPENNV200 genome, one interval contains:
- the LOC107019173 gene encoding protein NSP-INTERACTING KINASE 3-like, with translation LDWSRRKKIAQGTARGLVYLHEQCDPKVIHRDVKAANILLDEEFEAVVGDFGLAKLLDHCDSHVTTAVRGTIGHIAPEYLSTGQSSEKTDVFGFGILLLELITGQKAMDFGRGANQKGVVMLDWVRLFLFLWML, from the coding sequence TTAGACTGGTCAAGGCGGAAGAAGATAGCACAAGGTACAGCGAGAGGGCTTGTTTACTTGCATGAGCAGTGTGATCCCAAAGTTATCCATCGTGATGTGAAAGCAGCAAACATTCTGTTGGATGAAGAATTTGAGGCAGTAGTTGGTGATTTTGGATTGGCAAAGCTCTTGGATCACTGCGATTCTCATGTGACAACTGCTGTTAGGGGCACCATTGGCCACATTGCTCCAGAATATTTGTCTACTGGCCAATCGTCTGAAAAAACTGACGTTTTTGGGTTTGGAATCTTGCTACTTGAGCTGATTACAGGTCAGAAAGCTATGGACTTTGGTCGAGGGGCCAACCAGAAAGGTGTTGTTATGCTTGATTGGGTgcgtctctttctctttctctggATGTTGTAG
- the LOC107018774 gene encoding F-box/kelch-repeat protein At3g23880-like isoform X2, producing the protein MKLSMKLLVAKMISKARHRRPKQRRLRKRTEISREDSMGCLPEELILAILVRVPVKYLLQFKCVSKNWFNLISSPEFVKTHLGFSANDYTRHMSLLQYNALSTEIKYCYVTSLFHEPVIEALDLYCPMKNTPQSVQISGSVNGLVCLSDGFGRLVLWNPSIRKFKNVFGFLPTQMGSAWFKSGFGYDEVHDDYKVVGIFSNMVKAYFEAVIYSLKRDSCTTLEDFKPGVSYCGDAKFVHRKLHWITYRRRGWGISCIDLVEEKWGKLELPSHNEEQELKLGVLQGDLSFLSSNDERNHSDVWVMKEYGVKASWTKLYTIRYPENYKLVTPLFTYSKEYNIDVTSYYSIIEAEICIESLVCPDLPNKY; encoded by the exons ATGAAGCTTTCGATGAAACTTTTGGTCGCCAAAATGATATCTAAAGCTCGTCATCGACGCCCAAAACAGAGGAGACTGAGAAAGCGTACTGAAATTTCAAGGGAAGATTCCATGGGGTGTTTGCCAGAAGAACTGATCCTAGCTATTCTTGTAAGGGTTCCAGTTAAATACCTCTTACAGTTCAAATGTGTTTCCAAAAATTGGTTTAATTTGATATCTAGCCCTGAATTTGTGAAAACTCATCTTGGTTTTTCTGCTAACGATTACACCCGCCATATGTCTCTGTTACAATATAATGCACTATCGACGGAGATTAAATATTGTTATGTTACTAGTTTATTTCATGAACCTGTTATTGAGGCGCTTGATTTGTATTGTCCCATGAAAAATACACCTCAAAGTGTTCAAATTTCGGGTTCTGTTAATGGTTTGGTTTGTCTTTCTGATGGGTTTGGTAGGTTGGTGCTATGGAATCCATCAATTAGAAAGTTCAAGAATGTGTTTGGATTTCTGCCTACACAGATGGGTTCCGCCTGGTTCAAGAGTGGTTTTGGATATGATGAGGTCCATGATGACTATAAGGTAGTGGGTATTTTTAGTAACATGGTTAAGGCCTATTTCGAGGCTGTCATATATAGTTTAAAAAGGGATTCTTGCACAACACTTGAAGATTTTAAACCTGGGGTGAGTTACTGTGGTGATGCTAAATTTGTGCATCGTAAACTTCATTGGATTACTTATCGTAGACGTGGTTGGGGCATCTCGTGTATTGATTTGGTTGAAGAGAAATGGGGAAAGTTGGAGCTGCCTAGCCACAACGAAGAACAAGAATTGAAGCTTGGAGTGTTGCAAGGTGATCTTTCGTTCCTCTCTAGTAATGATGAGAGAAATCACTCTGATGTGTGGGTAATGAAGGAATATGGAGTTAAAGCGTCTTGGACAAAACTGTATACCATCAGGTATCCCGAGAACTATAAGCTAGTGACGCCCCTTTTCACGTATAGTAAAG AGTATAATATTGACGTTACTAGTTATTACAGCATTATTGAGGCAGAAATCTGCATTGAAAGCCTAGTTTGTCCGGATTTACCAAACAAATATTGA
- the LOC107018774 gene encoding F-box/kelch-repeat protein At3g23880-like isoform X1, translated as MKLSMKLLVAKMISKARHRRPKQRRLRKRTEISREDSMGCLPEELILAILVRVPVKYLLQFKCVSKNWFNLISSPEFVKTHLGFSANDYTRHMSLLQYNALSTEIKYCYVTSLFHEPVIEALDLYCPMKNTPQSVQISGSVNGLVCLSDGFGRLVLWNPSIRKFKNVFGFLPTQMGSAWFKSGFGYDEVHDDYKVVGIFSNMVKAYFEAVIYSLKRDSCTTLEDFKPGVSYCGDAKFVHRKLHWITYRRRGWGISCIDLVEEKWGKLELPSHNEEQELKLGVLQGDLSFLSSNDERNHSDVWVMKEYGVKASWTKLYTIRYPENYKLVTPLFTYSKGKILLAFKSSLAIYDPKNDSITYPTVTNVELTDSITHAEYNIDVTSYYSIIEAEICIESLVCPDLPNKY; from the coding sequence ATGAAGCTTTCGATGAAACTTTTGGTCGCCAAAATGATATCTAAAGCTCGTCATCGACGCCCAAAACAGAGGAGACTGAGAAAGCGTACTGAAATTTCAAGGGAAGATTCCATGGGGTGTTTGCCAGAAGAACTGATCCTAGCTATTCTTGTAAGGGTTCCAGTTAAATACCTCTTACAGTTCAAATGTGTTTCCAAAAATTGGTTTAATTTGATATCTAGCCCTGAATTTGTGAAAACTCATCTTGGTTTTTCTGCTAACGATTACACCCGCCATATGTCTCTGTTACAATATAATGCACTATCGACGGAGATTAAATATTGTTATGTTACTAGTTTATTTCATGAACCTGTTATTGAGGCGCTTGATTTGTATTGTCCCATGAAAAATACACCTCAAAGTGTTCAAATTTCGGGTTCTGTTAATGGTTTGGTTTGTCTTTCTGATGGGTTTGGTAGGTTGGTGCTATGGAATCCATCAATTAGAAAGTTCAAGAATGTGTTTGGATTTCTGCCTACACAGATGGGTTCCGCCTGGTTCAAGAGTGGTTTTGGATATGATGAGGTCCATGATGACTATAAGGTAGTGGGTATTTTTAGTAACATGGTTAAGGCCTATTTCGAGGCTGTCATATATAGTTTAAAAAGGGATTCTTGCACAACACTTGAAGATTTTAAACCTGGGGTGAGTTACTGTGGTGATGCTAAATTTGTGCATCGTAAACTTCATTGGATTACTTATCGTAGACGTGGTTGGGGCATCTCGTGTATTGATTTGGTTGAAGAGAAATGGGGAAAGTTGGAGCTGCCTAGCCACAACGAAGAACAAGAATTGAAGCTTGGAGTGTTGCAAGGTGATCTTTCGTTCCTCTCTAGTAATGATGAGAGAAATCACTCTGATGTGTGGGTAATGAAGGAATATGGAGTTAAAGCGTCTTGGACAAAACTGTATACCATCAGGTATCCCGAGAACTATAAGCTAGTGACGCCCCTTTTCACGTATAGTAAAGGTAAAATTCTACTCGCGTTTAAATCATCTTTGGCGATATATGATCCAAAGAACGACTCGATCACATATCCAACGGTTACTAATGTTGAGCTTACTGACTCTATCACACATGCAGAGTATAATATTGACGTTACTAGTTATTACAGCATTATTGAGGCAGAAATCTGCATTGAAAGCCTAGTTTGTCCGGATTTACCAAACAAATATTGA